One genomic window of Camelina sativa cultivar DH55 chromosome 5, Cs, whole genome shotgun sequence includes the following:
- the LOC104786258 gene encoding putative F-box protein At2g33200, with product MSRSRTCYDWSKLCHDLLPSILERLHYKDYHRARTVCSNWYTVSTTCKRPLYPWRVVFNESSALIFDPGEEQTHEIQHPGADFSERYVLASCSNWFLMVDSCLGFYLVNVFTRERINLPSMESSILGKERVDQEVEWKHYIKRTDMVSIKKQACLWINERTGDYVVAWSVKQHYLFTYKRGDDSWSNLQGAKCVSMVFDKEYKLYVYTADNYIKIFDLSGDLPEEIVGMNPYRNHMFSFRSVSKRGEHIWKQRVAVTNSGEVLMIVSLKGLEDKRLFYIYKMNLGSCKWERVDSLGGEMLIFGHGVTVRAPIKDINGLGIKSDSICLRDGDLWPVSFYFDIVQLPNFGVFDLATSTITSPKSLDVSFKKSFWFVPGYA from the coding sequence ATGTCGCGATCGAGAACTTGTTATGATTGGTCAAAGCTTTGTCACGATCTTTTGCCATCGATACTAGAAAGATTACACTACAAGGACTATCACAGAGCGAGAACCGTTTGCTCAAACTGGTACACAGTTTCCACAACTTGTAAGCGACCTCTGTATCCATGGCGAGTCGTCTTCAACGAGAGCTCTGCTTTAATTTTCGATCCCGGAGAAGAACAAACCCACGAAATACAACATCCAGGAGCCGATTTTTCAGAAAGGTACGTACTTGCTAGCTGTAGCAATTGGTTCTTGATGGTTGATTCTTGTTTAGGGTTTTATCTCGTAAACGTGTTCACTCGTGAGAGAATCAATCTCCCATCGATGGAGTCATCGATTCTCGGGAAAGAGAGAGTTGATCAAGAAGTTGAGTGGAAACATTACATCAAGCGTACGGACATGGTTTCTATCAAGAAACAGGCTTGTCTTTGGATAAATGAGAGAACAGGGGATTACGTTGTAGCTTGGAGTGTCAAACAACATTACTTGTTCACATACAAGAGAGGAGATGATTCATGGTCTAATCTCCAAGGCGCAAAGTGTGTTTCTATGGTGTTTGATAAGGAGTACAAGCTTTATGTGTATACTGCTGATAACTACATCAAGATTTTTGATTTATCTGGTGATTTGCCTGAGGAGATTGTGGGAATGAATCCGTATCGTAACCATATGTTTAGCTTTCGCTCTGTTTCCAAACGTGGGGAACATATTTGGAAGCAGAGAGTAGCGGTTACTAACTCTGGAGAGGTTTTGATGATCGTGAGCTTGAAAGGGTTAGAAGATAAACGTTTGTTTTACATCTATAAGATGAATTTGGGGAGTTGTAAATGGGAAAGGGTAGATTCTCTTGGTGGTGAGATGTTGATATTTGGTCATGGGGTCACAGTAAGAGCACCAATCAAGGATATTAATGGTTTGGGAATCAAGAGTGATTCAATCTGTTTACGGGATGGTGATCTTTGGCcagttagtttttattttgatatagtACAATTGCCTAATTTCGGTGTGTTCGATCTTGCGACAAGCACAATCACAAGTCCTAAATCATTAGATGTTTCGTTCAAGAAGAGTTTCTGGTTTGTTCCAGGATATGCTTAA
- the LOC104789036 gene encoding putative F-box protein At2g33190, producing MSRDDNGWSKLYPDLLRPIFESLSCLDFHRARTVCSNWYAVSQTCPLYPWRIVFRGNNSVLFDPLQDKIYTKNLLGIDLSKFHCLASYGNWILIVDPCLDFYLLNVFTREAIKLPSLESSLHGDRPFRFIRNEEFEYFLELYGTKFLLTWNDFRFEKTAILWVNGRTGDYVVAWTIKQFYIVSYKNIGNDDDGDDKGWSITCTQCEDMAYRENKLYVYTFDHYINILDFSGDIPKETKEENHYLSHPFRFVDTIYKLRLAVTRKGEVLIVLSLEGLDDRKFCIFKLNLQIGDWERVKSLGDEMLIFGHGVTIRAPDKDISGGGLKSDSICFLDDDHLFDNTMKRQQPSCGVFDLATSTITWHTRLEDLSSKICWFVPGYAN from the coding sequence ATGTCTAGAGATGACAATGGTTGGTCAAAGCTTTATCCTGATCTTTTGCGACCGATCTTCGAAAGCTTAAGTTGCTTAGATTTTCATCGAGCAAGAACAGTTTGCTCAAACTGGTATGCCGTATCTCAGACATGTCCTCTGTATCCATGGCGAATCGTATTCCGAGGTAATAACTCTGTCTTGTTTGATCCATTACAAGACAAGATCTACACGAAAAATCTTCTTGGAATCGACTTATCCAAATTCCATTGTCTCGCTAGTTATGGGAATTGGATACTAATCGTAGATCCATGTCtagatttttatcttttgaacGTGTTTACTCGCGAGGCGATCAAACTTCCTTCACTAGAATCATCGCTTCATGGTGATCGTCCTTTTAGGTTCATACGAAATGAAGAGTTTGAATACTTCCTTGAGCTCTACGGCACCAAGTTTCTCTTGACGTGGAACGACTTTAGGTTTGAGAAAACAGCTATTCTGTGGGTAAACGGGAGGACTGGAGATTACGTCGTTGCTTGGACTATCAAACAGTTCTATATCGTCTCATACAAGAATATAGGAaacgatgatgatggtgatgacaAGGGCTGGAGTATTACATGTACACAGTGTGAGGACATGGCTTATAGAGAAAACAAGCTCTATGTGTATACTTTTGATCATTACATCAACATACTTGATTTTTCTGGAGATATCCCTAAAGAAACCAAGGAAGAGAACCATTATCTTAGTCATCCGTTTCGCTTCGTAGATACGATCTATAAGTTGAGACTTGCGGTCACAAGAAAAGGAGAGGTTCTAATCGTTCTGAGTTTAGAAGGGTTAGATGATAGAAAGTTTTGCATCTTCAAGCTGAATCTTCAGATTGGTGATTGGGAAAGAGTAAAGTCCTTGGGAGATGAAATGTTGATATTTGGTCATGGGGTCACAATAAGAGCACCGGACAAAGATATTAGTGGCGGAGGACTCAAGAGTGATTCAATCtgcttccttgatgatgaccaTTTGTTTGATAACACAATGAAGAGACAACAACCAAGTTGCGGTGTGTTCGATCTTGCCACAAGCACAATCACATGGCATACAAGATTAGAAGATCTGTCTTCCAAGATTTGCTGGTTTGTCCCAGGATATGCTAATTAG
- the LOC104786259 gene encoding uncharacterized protein LOC104786259: MGLVALPINHRTAPPDFSPHKTVNSVFNSIGLAVRFNNVKTRKPVYLGTILTEKSRARTLTTAEAVSGGGVSLPPLDLTEDNIHLVLSEARIELAQLFDSSVGITGQVELVELDGPFVKISLRGKFWHTRAMVLARIGNYMKQRIPEILEVEIEDEKQLDDSPANF, translated from the exons ATGGGACTGGTGGCTCTTCCGATCAACCACCGTACGGCTCCGCCGGATTTTTCACCACACAAAACGGTGAATTCAGTGTTTAACAGTATCGGACTTGCTGTACGGTTCAATAATGTTAAAACGAGAAAGCCTGTGTATTTAGGAACGATCTTAACGGAGAAATCAAGAGCAAGAACACTAACGACGGCGGAAGCAGTTTCCGGCGGCGGAGTTTCGCTTCCACCACTGGATTTGACGGAGGATAATATCCATCTGGTATTATCCGAAGCTCGCATCGAG CTTGCACAACTGTTTGACTCATCGGTTGGGATAACAGGACAAGTAGAGTTAGTGGAACTAGACGGACCATTCGTGAAGATAAGTTTAAGAGGCAAGTTTTGGCACACACGTGCAATGGTTCTAGCTCGAATTGGGAACTACATGAAACAGAGGATCCCTGAGATTTTGGAGGTTGAGATTGAAGATGAGAAGCAACTCGATGACAGTCCTGCGaatttctaa
- the LOC104786260 gene encoding probable leucine-rich repeat receptor-like protein kinase At2g33170 encodes MRLRGSMGWWISEFKTESNSMLVGVLFLLTLLVWTSESLNSDGQFLLELKNRGFQDPLNRLHNWNNIDETPCSWIGVNCSSQGSSSNSNLVVTSLDLSSMNLSGILSPSIGGLVNLVYLNLAYNGLTGDIPREIGNCSKLEVMFLNNNQFGGSIPVEIRKLSQLRSFNICNNKLSGPLPEEVGDLYNLEELVAYTNNLSGPLPRSIGNLINLTTFRAGQNDFSGNIPAEIGKCINLKLLGLAQNLISGELPKEIGMLVKLQEVILWQNKFSGSIPKEIGQLTRLEILALYGNSLVGPIPSEIGNMKSLKKLYLYQNQLNGTIPKELGNLSNVMEIDFSENMLTGEIPVELSKISELRLLYLFQNKLTGIIPNELSRLKNLAKLDLSINSLTGPIPPGFQNLTSMRQLQLFHNSLSGVIPQGLGLYSPLWVVDFSENQLSGKIPPFICQQSNLILLNLGSNRIFGNIPPGVLRCKSLLQLRVVGNRLTGQFPTELCKLVNLSAIELDQNRFSGPVPPEIGTCQKLQRLHLAANQFSSNLPKEIGKLSNLVTFNVSKNSLTGPIPSEIANCKMLQRLDLSRNSFIGSLPCELGSLHQLEILRLSENRFSGNIPFTIGNLTHLTELQMGGNLFSGTIPPQLGLLSSLQIAMNLSYNNFSGDIPPELGNLYLLMYLSLNNNHLSGEIPTTFENLSSLLGCNFSYNNFTGPIPHSQLFQNMTLTSFLGNKGLCGGHLRSCDRNQSSWPNLTSLKAGSSRRGRIIIIVSSVIGGISLLLIVIVVHFLRFPVETAPYVHDKEPFFQESDIYFVPKERFTVKDILEATKGFHDSYIIGKGACGTVYKAVMPSGKTIAVKKLESNREGNNNNNTDNSFRAEILTLGKIRHRNIVRLFSFCYHQGSNSNLLLYEYMSRGSLGELLHGGKSHSMDWPTRFAIALGAAEGLAYLHHDCKPRIIHRDIKSNNILLDENFEAHVGDFGLAKVIDMPQSKSVSAVAGSYGYIAPEYAYTMKVTEKCDIYSFGVVLLELLTGKAPVQPLEQGGDLATWTRNHIRDHSLTSEILDPYLTKVEDDVILNHMITVTKIAVLCTKSSPSDRPTMREVVLMLIESGERAGKVIVSTTCGDLPPPAPP; translated from the exons ATGAGGTTGAGAGGATCAATGGGTTGGTGGATCTCTGAGTTTAAGACAGAATCAAATTCTATGTTAGTTggagttttgtttctcttgacACTATTGGTTTGGACTTCAGAGAGTTTAAACAGCGATGGTCAGTTTCTCTTGGAGTTGAAGAACAGAGGATTTCAAGATCCGTTGAACCGTTTGCACAATTGGAACAACATTGATGAGACGCCGTGTAGTTGGATAGGTGTTAACTGCAGCTCACAGggtagtagtagtaatagtaATCTGGTGGTGACGTCTCTTGATTTGAGTTCTATGAATCTCTCTGGGATATTAAGCCCCAGCATTGGCGGTTTAGTAAACTTGGTCTATCTTAATCTCGCCTATAACGGGTTAACTGGAGATATTCCTCGGGAGATTGGAAACTGTTCGAAGCTGGAGGTTATGTTTTTGAATAACAACCAGTTCGGTGGTTCTATACCGGTTGAGATTCGGAAGTTATCGCAACTGAGAAGCTTCAACATATGCAATAACAAGCTTTCGGGTCCTTTGCCTGAAGAAGTTGGTGATTTATACAACTTGGAAGAGCTTGTGGCTTATACCAACAACTTGTCAGGTCCCTTACCTCGATCTATAGGAAACCTCATCAACTTGACGACATTTCGAGCGGGACAGAACGATTTCTCTGGGAACATACCTGCGGAAATCGGTAAATGCATTAACCTGAAGTTGCTCGGTCTTGCGCAGAATCTCATTTCTGGAGAGCTTCCTAAAGAGATCGGGATGCTAGTTAAACTTCAGGAGGTGATACTGTGGCAGAACAAGTTTTCAGGGTCAATTCCTAAAGAGATTGGACAGTTAACACGTCTTGAGATTCTGGCTTTATACGGTAACTCATTGGTTGGACCTATACCATCAGAGATTGGTAACATGAAGTCCTTGAAGAAGCTCTATCTGTACCAAAACCAGTTGAATGGGACAATCCCAAAGGAGCTAGGAAATCTTTCCAATGTAATGGAAATAGATTTCTCGGAGAATATGTTGACCGGTGAGATTCCAGTTGAGCTGAGCAAGATCAGTGAGTTGAGGCTATTGTATTTGTTTCAGAACAAGTTAACTGGAATCATACCAAATGAGCTCAGTAGGCTGAAGAATTTAGCGAAACTTGATCTCTCCATCAATTCTTTAACCGGTCCTATTCCACCTGGTTTCCAGAATCTTACGTCTATGCGCCAACTTCAGCTTTTCCACAACTCCCTCAGCGGTGTAATCCCTCAAGGTCTTGGTTTATATAGTCCTCTATGGGTTGTTGACTTCTCAGAGAACCAACTTTCAGGGAAAATACCGCCTTTCATCTGTCAACAGTCTAATCTCATTCTGTTGAATCTCGGGTCTAACAGGATATTTGGAAACATTCCACCAGGTGTGTTGAGATGCAAGTCGCTGCTGCAGCTTCGTGTTGTTGGAAACCGACTCACTGGTCAGTTCCCGACCGAGTTATGCAAGCTTGTCAACCTTTCTGCTATAGAGTTGGATCAAAACCGTTTTAGTGGACCTGTACCTCCTGAAATAGGCACTTGCCAGAAGCTGCAAAGACTTCATCTTGCAGCTAATCAGTTTTCCTCAAATCTGCCTAAAGAAATTGGTAAACTCTCCAACCTGGTAACATTTAACGTTTCCAAAAACTCTCTCACCGGACCGATCCCCTCTGAAATAGCCAACTGCAAAATGCTTCAACGACTCGACTTGAGCCGGAACAGTTTCATTGGTTCTTTACCTTGTGAGCTTGGGAGCCTTCATCAGCTTGAGATCCTCAGACTCTCAGAAAATAGATTCTCTGGCAACATACCGTTTACCATTGGAAACCTGACGCATCTAACTGAGCTACAGATGGGAGGAAACTTGTTTTCAGGGACTATACCGCCTCAACTCGGTTTACTCTCAAGTCTGCAGATTGCAATGAATCTGAGCTACAATAATTTCAGTGGTGACATCCCTCCGGAGCTCGGAAATCTTTATCTGCTAATGTACCTTTCTCTGAACAACAACCATCTGAGCGGCGAAATCCCTACCACATTTGAGAACTTGTCCAGTTTACTCGGCTGCAACTTTTCCTACAACAACTTCACCGGACCAATTCCGCATTCGCAGCTCTTTCAAAACATGACTCTGACCAGTTTTCTCGGAAACAAAGGACTCTGTGGCGGCCATTTGAGAAGCTGTGACCGTAACCAGTCCTCTTGGCCTAACCTTACATCTCTAAAAGCTGGTTCTTCTCGCCGGGggagaatcatcatcatcgtgtCTTCAGTCATAGGCGGTATCTCTCTTCTACTCATAGTTATTGTTGTTCATTTCCTACGATTTCCTGTGGAAACGGCTCCTTATGTGCACGACAAGGAACCCTTTTTTCAAGAATCCGACATTTACTTTGTCCCGAAAGAACGATTTACCGTCAAAGACATTTTGGAAGCAACCAAAGGCTTCCATGATAGCTACATCATCGGTAAAGGCGCCTGTGGAACGGTTTACAAAGCGGTTATGCCTTCAGGTAAAACCATAGCAGTTAAAAAACTCGAATCCAACAGAgaaggcaacaacaacaacaatacggATAACAGTTTTCGCGCCGAGATTCTAACGCTAGGCAAAATCCGTCACAGAAACATCGTCAGGCTCTTCAGTTTCTGTTACCATCAAGGATCAAACTCGAACCTCTTGCTCTACGAATACATGTCTAGGGGAAGCCTCGGCGAGTTGCTTCACGGCGGGAAATCGCATAGCATGGATTGGCCTACTCGTTTTGCTATTGCACTCGGTGCAGCAGAAGGTCTTGCTTACTTGCATCATGATTGTAAACCAAGAATCATTCACCGCGACATCAAGTCTAATAACATTCTCCTCGATGAGAATTTCGAAGCTCATGTTGGAGATTTCGGGTTGGCTAAAGTCATTGACATGCCACAGTCTAAATCCGTCTCAGCCGTCGCTGGATCTTACGGTTACATCGCCCCTG agTATGCATACACTATGAAAGTAACAGAGAAATGCGACATCTACAGCTTCGGAGTTGTTCTTCTTGAATTGTTAACCGGAAAAGCTCCGGTTCAGCCGCTGGAGCAAGGTGGAGATCTTGCTACGTGGACAAGAAACCATATCAGAGATCATTCGTTAACATCTGAAATACTCGATCCTTATCTAACAAAGGTAGAGGACGATGTGATTCTCAATCACATGATCACAGTGACGAAGATTGCAGTCCTCTGTACCAAATCTTCGCCTTCGGATCGGCCGACGATGAGAGAAGTAGTGTTGATGCTTATAGAGTCTGGAGAACGTGCCGGAAAAGTAATCGTGTCCACCACGTGCGGCGACTTACCTCCACCTGCGCCGCCGTGA